From the Amblyraja radiata isolate CabotCenter1 chromosome 26, sAmbRad1.1.pri, whole genome shotgun sequence genome, one window contains:
- the kcnj2 gene encoding inward rectifier potassium channel 2, with translation MGSVRANRYSIVSSEEDGMKLATMAIANGYGNGKSKVHTRQQCRSRFVKKDGHCNVQFVNMSEKGQRYLSDFFTTCVDIRWRWMLVIFCLSFILSWLLFGCMFWLIALMHGDLDMNNYKGEHKPCVSEVKSFTAAFLFSIETQTTIGYGFRCVTEECPIAVFIVVFQSIVGCIIDAFIIGAVMAKMAKPKKRNETLIFSDNAVIAMRDGKLCLMWRVGNLRKSHLVEAHVRAQLLKSRITPEGEYIPLDQMDVNVGFDSGIDRIFLVSPITIVHEIDEDSPFYDLSKQDLDNADFEIVVILEGMVEATAMTTQCRSSYLASEIIWGHRFEPVLFEEKNYYKVDYSRFHKTYEVPNTPLFSARDLAEKKYILSTPNTFCYENEVALMNKDEEASEGGVPECPSAETQTNTDHNQATVPLEPRPLRRESEI, from the coding sequence ATGGGAAGCGTGCGTGCCAACCGCTACAGTATCGTGTCGTCGGAAGAAGATGGCATGAAGCTGGCCACCATGGCTATCGCCAACGGTTACGGGAACGGCAAAAGCAAGGTGCACACTCGCCAGCAATGCCGGAGCAGGTTTGTGAAGAAAGACGGCCATTGCAACGTCCAGTTTGTGAACATGAGCGAGAAGGGGCAGCGCTACCTGTCGGACTTCTTCACCACCTGCGTGGACATCCGCTGGAGGTGGATGCTGGTCATCTTCTGCCTGTCCTTCATCTTGTCCTGGCTGCTGTTCGGCTGCATGTTCTGGCTCATCGCGCTGATGCACGGTGACCTGGACATGAACAACTACAAGGGGGAGCACAAGCCGTGCGTGTCGGAGGTGAAGAGCTTCACGGCCGCCTTCCTCTTCTCCATCGAGACGCAGACCACCATTGGGTACGGCTTCCGCTGTGTGACGGAGGAGTGCCCCATCGCCGTGTTCATCGTGGTCTTCCAGTCCATCGTGGGCTGCATCATCGACGCCTTCATCATCGGCGCGGTGATGGCCAAGATGGCCAAGCCCAAGAAGAGGAACGAAACGCTCATCTTCAGCGATAACGCGGTGATCGCCATGAGGGACGGCAAGCTGTGCTTAATGTGGAGGGTGGGAAACCTGCGCAAAAGCCATTTGGTGGAAGCCCACGTTCGTGCCCAGCTGCTGAAATCGAGAATAACTCCAGAGGGAGAGTATATCCCCTTGGATCAGATGGATGTCAACGTTGGCTTTGACAGTGGAATAGACAGGATATTCCTGGTGTCCCCCATTACCATCGTACACGAGATTGACGAGGACAGTCCCTTTTATGACTTGAGCAAGCAAGATCTGGACAATGCGGACTTTGAGATCGTTGTGATCCTGGAGGGGATGGTGGAGGCCACGGCCATGACCACCCAGTGCCGGAGTTCCTACCTCGCCAGCGAGATCATCTGGGGCCACCGGTTCGAGCCGGTGCTCTTCGAGGAGAAGAACTACTACAAGGTTGACTACTCCCGCTTCCACAAAACCTACGAGGTGCCCAACACGCCCCTcttcagcgccagggacctggcggAGAAGAAGTACATTCTCTCCACGCCCAACACGTTCTGCTACGAGAACGAGGTGGCCCTGATGAACAAGGACGAGGAGGCGAGCGAGGGCGGCGTTCCCGAGTGCCCGAGCGCGGAGACTCAGACCAACACGGACCATAACCAGGCCACAGTCCCCTTAGAACCTCGCCCGCTCCGGCGAGAGTCGGAAATCTAA